From the genome of Prinia subflava isolate CZ2003 ecotype Zambia chromosome 12, Cam_Psub_1.2, whole genome shotgun sequence:
GTTCTATGGGCTTGTGCAGGTGCTCTGTTAGGAGGGAGCAGGCCGTGGTTTGGCTCTGAGTGCACAGCCCCTTGGCcagctggctgggctgcagggacattGCTCTGGAGGAGTCAATCAGGGCACGCCAGgcctgctgtggctctgctaGTCAGGCTCACATGACCTCGTGAGCCACCCAGCTATTTCCAAacctgctgcttgctgctgaaGGTATTTTGGTTAGAAAATATGCTATAAATGTCACAGGGAGGGCACAGTGAGGCTAGAGGACAACTGGGGGCACCTCTGTGTCTCTCAGCGAATGGGATGTGTCCTGGAGCGGTGGCACAGGCGTGGACAACATTTGTCTTGGTCGCCAGCTCCAgctttctcctgctgtgccctgggagctgagccccagcagagTCCTGATCTGGTGTTCCCAAGCTTTGGGCACAGCAAGAACAGGACGGAAGCAGAGGAGGCACCCACTCACCAAGGGATCAGGAAGGATTGTCCCTGGCAGAAGCGCAGCCAGGTGTGTGACACCTGTACCTACATGGAGGAGGATCTTTGAAGACACCTCCCTCCAGGGCTATGCCCCCACATGACTGAAGGTGGGCAGTGGCCACTGCTGCACCCCAACAAACCCAGCGGTGCTGGTGGCCTGGGCTGGTTGGTAACAGCTGCTTTGTCTtttggggtggggaggaagggaatcTCACTAGTAAAAGTTCCACTGGAAGATGCAGTCTAGAATTTGACTCTAATAGGCCCATCTCGTACAGCCAGTTGAACTGTGACCAAGTCTGAGCTCTGTAGTGTTTCTCCTCTGTTCCTGGGCAGAGACCCACTGTGCTCAGCTTAGAGGTGCCTCTCCTAGCCCAAGGCTccctgtggcagagcaggagcttaGCAGCCATCTGATGTACATGCCTAATTGCTGTTCCAAGAAAGCAGGCTGGAAGTgttctgtccccagcactgagcttgGATGCCCTGTGCCGTGTTCAGGCTCATCGAACCACAAGCAGATGCTTGGGCAAGAGATCGATGCATTTACCAGCAGACAAACAAGTGCTGGAGTTCTAAGATGTGTGGCTGACTCTGCTGCTGGCGTCAGGGCaagggtctgcagcaggaggggcagggtgaAGTCCCTGACTCTTAAAGCAGCATAGGGATTTTTTCTGACACACCCACCTGAACAATCCCCATCAGCATGGCAGAGTACAAGATGCTTAAGCCTCTGACATGCTCAAACCTTGATGGAGAAAACAGTGGTTGCTTAAACCCTTGATGGACCTGAATGATTCCCCTGTGGCAGATGGTTCTGTTTTGGGTCATGACAGTGTAACTGGAGGGTATCAGAGGCAGGAGTTGTCTGGTGGTGGTGCTGTTATTCTGCTGTTTCTCTAAGGCTGCTTTGTAGTagcctgccctcagcagcagctgcttccctgtCTCAATTAAGACAAGGAACACCAGGGACCAGCAGTGCAGGGTTCTGGTTCTGCACCTGTCTCAGGAtcaccagcagcacctctgtCCTTGCAAGGAAACAGGGGACATCCAACACTCAGGTTGTGCTTCTGTGCTGGGTTGTGTGCTGTCAGCTGTGCCGGGCAGCACAGGTCCTCCTGCTCCTTTCAAGTTGTCCCCTGCAGCTACAGGAGGgtgacagctccagctgtgtttgtgaccacagccctggcacatcCACGCTGCCCTAGCCAGCTGGCACACGAGCAGCCAGTTTCCCGTGTTGCTGATTGTGTCCATGCCCCTTCCCCCAGAAGCGCCTGATGTTGGGAAATTGCTTCCAGGCTCCCCTGAAGGGCTACCCATGCAAGAGTAGATTTGACCCCTTGGATGGGCACATCAACAGGTGGGTGGTAAGATGAGACACCAACTTCTGCCCAAAAGTGGGAGGCTGCAGGCCTGGGCGGCTCGATTACGAAGCATCATGGCAAATAGCATGAGCTGCATGTCCCCAAAATAGCGCAGGGGAGTCTTTATAATGTGGTGCTCCCAGAGAGTCATCAGTCCTGGGCCAAGGGCCTGTAGGTGAGCTGCAAGTGCCAGGTGCCACCTCCTGCATGTGACTCAGGGAGTGCGGGACAGCACCGTGGCTGCCACTGCCCCGTGGCAAGAGGACACGGACACAGCCAGGGGCGCAGCAGGAGCGCGGAGCCAGCACAGATCTGTAGCCAGGAGACCCcaacaggaggaagaggagacagcagtgCAGTGAGGGGCCGGGCCGAGGGCTGAGCACCCCCATGCCGCTGTGCCTGAAGGCTCCCGTCAGCATGAGGGACTATTGTCCCTTGTCGGCGCCGCGGTACGGCCGGTACGCGCCGCGGCGGAGGGCCGCACGCACCGTGCGCTTCCCCAACGACGTCGTCTTTCAGGACCACATCAAGCAGGGGGACCTGGAGCAGGTGGGCAGGTTCATACGAGCCAGGAAGGTGACACTGGACACCATCTACCCTTCTGGTGAGTGCTGCTGGTCGGCAGGGCTGCGGGAGAGCAGCGGCACAGCTTGGTGGGGCTGTGAGGGACActggagctctgagctgtgggTCCCCTTCAGCAAAATGGGAGCAAGCCAGATCCCTCCCTAGCAAGGAGCAGTGCCCAGCAAGGCACAACCGAGCACCTACAGGGTCGTGGGACctcaaagagcagcagcaagcacaggTCGGTCTGTGAGCTCTGGGCAGAACCTTGGGGCTCCTACCTTCTCCCCAGATTGGGGAATCTGCATTTGTTCCTAGCTCTGCCTGCTTCTCACAGGCACTGCTCCCTCTTGTACGTCTGACTCTGGGGACTCATGGGGAAAGCTTCATGTTCTGTTTGCACAGCCTCACCAGCAACTGTTTATGGAACACCTTGATGTGTTCAGGCTGATGCAGAGCACAGATTTGTCCTTTTCTTGTGCTTGGCTTCAGCTTCTGCTCCCATAAGGCCATGGAGACAATGCCACAGCCTGGGCTCCTTTCTGTCCATACTGATTCTTCATTAGTGAGGAACTTCTGAAActcaggcagagcaggatgCCAGAGACTCTTCTCATGTCTCCATGTGAGTCCTGTCCAGGACTCAGAGCAGCCGCTCTGACAGGCagttcctccttccttcctctgtcGTGCCTAGCTGGGGCAACGGGTGCTGTGCCATCCCAGACAGGGTATTTATGTTGTGGAAGGGCAACAGGaatccacagcagctcctctggctttCTCCgtctttgtttctttccccCACAATCCTCTCCCTGAGGAGAGTTCCTGCACCCCTTTCCtgagctgtgcacagcctgtGAGTTCAGCATGGAGAGCCCTTCCCCAGGCCAGGGCTAACACCTCCTGTCCCTTCAGGCATGGCAGCCCTCCACGAAGCCGTGCTGACAGGAAACCTGGACTGTGTCAAGCTCCTGGTGAAATATGGCGCTGACATCCACCAGAGAGATGAGAACGGGTGGACGCCCCTGCACATGGCCTGCAGCGACGGCTACGCTGACATAGCCAGGTAAAGGGCTCTGAGGGCCTGCCGGCGCTGCAACGCCCGAGAACCGACAGCAccgggctggagcagaggctgtgcgGCCCCTTCAGGGGGTGCCCGGTCCCGGCgctgggggctgcggggccggggccgcccgggCCGGCGGCTCAGCTCCGCGTCCTGCAGGTACCTCCTGTCCCTCGGGGCCAGCCTGGAGGCCACCACTGATGACGGAGAGAAACCCTCGGACCTCATCGACCCCGAATACGAGGACCTGGTGCAGCTGTTCGGAGCCACCGCGCTGCACTGAGCGGGCACGGCGAAAAGCGGCGCCGACAGCctcggggccgggccggggggctGCGCCTGCCCGAGGGCCTGGGCTGGGCCCGGGCGGCGGCCGGGCAGCGGCGCTCGGTATCGCGAATCGGGATCCACTTTGTACTTTTCCAATAAAGCATTTCGGTTACCGCCGGTCACCGCCGGTCACCGCCGCGCacgggccggggccgggccgggccgcctGGGGGGGTGCGGTCGCCGCCGGGAGGGGGCGGGGCTGCGCCTGCGCGCTGCGGCGCTTCCGTCTGTCCCGCTCGCGCAGGCGGGAGGGCCCAGGTGAGGGGCGCGCGTTGCCCGGCGACGGGCGGGGGGCGCAGCGCGGCCTAGCCCGGCCTCGCCTTCCTCCGCAGCCCCCCGAGCCCGTccggccccgccgagccccgccgAGCGCCGCCGCCATGGCCAGGTgagccccgcccggccccgggcccagcgcggccccgggcccggctcAGTTCCGCCCCTCCCGCGCTCCGCTTGCAGCTCCCCCGTGTCCCGGGTGGTGTACAACGGAAAGCGGAGCGGCGGCCCGCGCTCCCCCGGCGCCGGCAGCGAGATCTTCACGCCGGCCCACGAGGAGAACGTGCGCTTCATTTACGAGGGTGAGCGGGGCGGTGGCCGCTGGGTGGGGTCGCGGGAGGCTCGGGGCGGCCGAGGCGAGcggcccctgtccctgtccctgcagcctggcagtgcgTGGAGCGCGACCTGCGCAGCCAGATGGGCTCCGAGCGCGGCCTGGTCGAGGAGTACGTGGAGAAGATGCCGAACCCCAGCCTGAAAGGTGCggggcacacacagggcacGGCGCCGGCTGTGCCGGCCCGGGGGTTGCGCGCGCCGGGcgggggctgtgctgcctctgccgCCAAAGTCTCTCCTGTCTCCCTTGCAGCGTTTAAACCCGTCGACCTGGGTGATCTgaagaggaggaacacacaGGATGCAAAGAAGTCCTAAAGCGGATCCTCCCTGCGGATCAGCTGCTCTCTTGAGGTCCTCAAGCAGATTTAATTTGAGATTTTGTGTTGATTTCCTCCTCTGGTCTGTCCTTCTAAAAGCCCGCGGGAGAGCCAGTCAGCTTTGGGGCTGGCTCTGAAGCTGCCTAAGGTCGAGGATGCTCAGGGCCTCACCGAGACTGCCCAGAGCCTGTTGCAAAGGATTACAGCCCCCCGCTCATAGCTTTCTCTGGCCTCAAACTGTCCTTCCCCACTTCGTGCTGAGCAACCCGATCCCTTATTCCCCTCCTGTCGCTGCCCTCTGTGCTAGGCTGGGCAGGGCCGAGGCAGATGCGCTGTTGGATCGGGCAGCACCGAGTCTCGCTTTCCCCTGTGCGCCGAGGCTCcgcagcagctggggctggctgagggcaggaggcacagtcgagtctgttcctgtgcctccaGACACAGGGGCAACCCCTGTCCAGCCCCGCTGtgcagctgagggctgggcaggcCATAGCCAGGCTCCTCCTAGTTCCACTGTGGCAGCAGCAAGTTGCTGCCTGGGCTGCTTGCTGCCAGAGCACGTGGACCACATCTGAGGCCACATTTTCTACCTGCTTAGATCAGGCCTGGTCCCTGTGGTACTGGAGGGGAAGCTGTTCCTCTCCCTACAGATGGAGAGGTGGAGTGTCAGCACCAGCCCCAGGTTCCTGAGCAGTGCTCGGAGGGACCTgggccacctgcagccccacaggagcTCCACAGCCgtggggctgcacagagcaAGGCTCAGCAGCTCCGTGCCTTGGCAACGCTGCGGTTTTGTACTAACACCGTTTTCCAGATACACACCCTTGGAAGAGACCTGGCCCCTCAGCCCACCCTGGGTGGCTGTAGGTGGCAGATCCACGCCACAGGCACTTCCTTAAGCCACTCGCTCCTGGCACTGTGTGGATGGTTCCTGTGTCCTTGCCTGAGCCAGAGAGAGTGACTGTGTCAGCTTTGCCcacctgagctgctgggctgctccatGGGGAAGGGTGGCAGCCCCCTGCCCACCTGTGCTCCGAGcgggtggggatggggctgccAGGCCTGCCCAGTACCAGTGGCTGtggggagggctgcagggtCTTGGGGCTGCCAATACCTTTCCTTTGTTGAGTCCTTGAGTTGTACTGTACCCTTTCCTTTCTGTGGTATGTCACTTGAGGAGCATTGTAAATAAACTCTGGTGTCCTTTTGGGGCTGCCTTGGTGTggtgctgcccagctctggggtgtgGGCAaggggcagagagcaggagctgtgtttaTTTCTCGCAAAGGGGCCTTGGCCTtgcactgctggggctgttgATTTCCCTGCAGGCAGGTGCAGCGTTGGTGGCACCGTGCCCTTGGGCTCgggctgtgctctgggcagCCAGCATCCCAGGAGCCAGCATCGCTGCACCCAGGATTTAAATGTTGAGACTATTAATACCCTCATatcctcttccctctcctgctttAATGGCATTTAGGCTATACTTAGCATTGCTAGAATTTCTGCTTGAGTGCATCTCGACACTTGCCACGACCTTGCTTACCTCCCATCACCAAAACTTTCCTGCTGCTTGGCTCTGGCACAGCAAGACGGGAACTCAGCCCCTGTTGCCTCCGGAGCCACGCCAggccctgcatccctgcagctgcaggcagtaGGGGACAGGCAGTGATGgttgtcactgtcacagccccTCTCCTTTGACTCTTCTGGTGGGGTGGGCCCTGTGGTGTGGTCACGGAGCCTGACAGGCTAatggggctgccctggctcaaAGCCCTTAGCACATCCAGAGCTGTGTCCTGTGTCCAGGGAGGCTGCTGTTCTGCTGCCACGAGGCCCAGCACTGTCCCCCTGTCCAGGCATCCATCTGGGGCCATCTCAGGTCTGCAGGACCCCCACATGCCCCTGGCCATGAGGGCCCCACTGCAGCCTCACCAGCCTCTgccttgttttcttctctgcttgGGCACAGTAAAGCCAGAGGCAAAGCAGCTGCTCGAGCTCTAATGAAATGTATAAAAAACATTCTATAAGCAGGTGATTTTTATAAAGACTGATGCCAAATTGCAGGGCAAGGACAGTGAGGTGGTAGGGGGAGGTGGTAGGTGTTAGGGAAGTGAGTAGTGAGGCCACAGGCCAGAGAAATCAGGCTGTTTACCTATAAAAATCGGCCTCATCAGGGTTTATTTCCCTGTGCCTTGGACACAGTACTTTTCATTAGATTAAagggtgggaggaggagaggaacgTGTTTGTCATCAAATTAGGTGGTGGGAAGAGGCCTGGCAGCGGGCAGAATCGACTTAGGAGACCAATTTGTGGTGCTCAATTCCCTTGATAAAGTGTGAGTTTTCCTGCGAGGCGCCGCGCCTGGGGGTgcgtggctgtgctggggtgggggcACTGCACGCGGTGCCCGGCTGTGTCAGGAAGGCACTGGCTGGAGGACATGGCCCAGGCCACCAGTTTGGGGGTGAGAAACTGCTTCAGCCCCATTCCATGCCTTGGAACGAACTCCACAGCCAGGGACTGGCACCATGGCTGCTCTGTGGTGGCTGCAGAGGAGTCTCTTTGCTTGTGGCAGTGAGGTACTGCATAGGCTGCCTGGAGAGGCGGTGGGTGCTtgggtgctccatccctggaagcactCAGcgccaggctggatggggctctgagcaacccaGTCTGgtgcaggtgtccctgctcactgcGGGGGCTGAGCCAGGGGACATAtagaggtcccttcccacccgAACCATCCTGCAagcctggccaggctgctgtCAGCACCTTCGTCCCACTGGATACCAGGAATGAGCAGCTCCCATCGGGCAGCCGAGGGCAGCAcatgcctgtgtgtgtgtacacgtgagtgtgtgtgcacatgtgtgtgcagctctgtgtgtggggtgtgtgtgtgcacatgtgtaTGTACACATGCACACGTGTGTGCAGCTatgtgtgtggtgtgtgtgcacatgtgtgtatgtacacgtgtgtgcagctctgtgtgtggtATATGTGTGggcacatgtgtgtgtgtgtgcagctgtgtgtgtggtgtatgtgtgtgcacacGTGTGTACATACACATGTGCCCatgtgtgtgcagctctgtgtgtgcacacgtgCAGGCTGTGCTTCCTGAACTGTTCCTTGGGGTGGGGGTGCCCCGAGTGCTGGCAGGATGGACACGGTGACACCACTGCCGGCAGTGCCAGGCCAAGGTCGGGGTgctgttccagcagctctgcagtgatggGGAAGGATGgtgctgcagtcctgcaggagctgtgtccttGGGCTGGGGCCAGCCCCACTTCCAGAGAGGTCCCAGGAGCGGTGTTGCCTACCCACCCAGCTGTCCTGTAGTTACCGTGGTttttggggagctgctggccagATCATGTGGCTCTGTGGAAGCTGCAGGTGACCagggctgcagacacagccctgcagcccaggcagtgcccagctctgggacacagctggcTGCTACAGGTGCTGTGGGACATGCCCTGGTGCAGGCAGACATCGTGTGCTTGCACAGGGCTCCTGGACACCAGGCAGACCCCATCCCTACTTGGGCTGTTGGGTGATGGGGGTTATGGGAcatggggcagtgctgggggctgccccTCAGCGCTAGGGGACACAGGACATTCCCATAGGACACCcatgggctggggctggcttgAGGTCCCTGAAGGGTCCCCATCATTGTGTGGCACACCTATGTGTGGCACACATAGGGCCAATCTTGCTGGGCAAGGTCTGGGGACCAGCCTGGCCCC
Proteins encoded in this window:
- the MCRIP1 gene encoding mapk-regulated corepressor-interacting protein 1; its protein translation is MTERNPRTSSTPNTRTWCSCSEPPRCTERARRKAAPTASGPGRGAAPARGPGLGPGGGRAAALGIANRDPLCTFPIKHFGYRRSPPVTAAHGPGPGRAAWGGAVAAGRGRGCACALRRFRLSRSRRREGPGEGRALPGDGRGAQRGLARPRLPPQPPEPVRPRRAPPSAAAMASSPVSRVVYNGKRSGGPRSPGAGSEIFTPAHEENVRFIYEAWQCVERDLRSQMGSERGLVEEYVEKMPNPSLKAFKPVDLGDLKRRNTQDAKKS
- the PPP1R27 gene encoding protein phosphatase 1 regulatory subunit 27; translation: MPLCLKAPVSMRDYCPLSAPRYGRYAPRRRAARTVRFPNDVVFQDHIKQGDLEQVGRFIRARKVTLDTIYPSGMAALHEAVLTGNLDCVKLLVKYGADIHQRDENGWTPLHMACSDGYADIAR